A region from the Lutra lutra chromosome 1, mLutLut1.2, whole genome shotgun sequence genome encodes:
- the ELL gene encoding RNA polymerase II elongation factor ELL, translated as MAALKEARSYGLSCGRVSDGSKVSVFHVKLTDSALRAFESYRASQESVSLRPSIRFHGSQGHISIPQPDCPTEARTFSFYLSNIGRDSPQGSFDCIQQYVSSRGDVHLDCLGSIQDKITVCATDDSYQKARQSMAQAEEETRSRGAIVIKAGGRYLGKKVQFRKPAPGATDAVPSRKRATPINLASAIKKSNVGGISGGSGVSQRPFRDRVLHLLALRPYRKAELLLRLQKDGLAQADKDALDGLLQQVANVNAKDGTCTLKDCVYKDVQKDWPGYSEGDQQLLKRMLVRKLCQPQSAVVLPGDPAAASPPREHGNSASPPQKRSQPPDFTDPLVSKKTRISHFTQRAQPAINGKLSAPHGREALLPTPGPLAGSDAHLPPRLEPPRAHDPLADVSNDLGHSGRDCEHGEVATPAPTTCLSLPLLTDCAQPSRPHGGSSRSKSKKKSKKHKDKERAAEDRHRARLPDHMPSPLGAPPDAPGLNGTCSSSSVPTSTSETPDYLLKYATISSSEQRQSYKNDFNAEYSEYRDLHARIEQITRRFTQLDAQLRQLSQGSEEYETTRGQILQEYRKIKKTNTNYSQEKHRCEYLHSKLAHIKRLIAEYDQRQLQAWP; from the exons GAGTCTGTTTCACTGAGACCATCAATCCGATTTCACGGAAGTCAAGGG CACATCTCCATCCCCCAGCCTGACTGCCCCACAGAGGCACGGAcgttctccttctacctctccaaCATTGGCCGTGACAGCCCCCAGGGCAGCTTCGACTGCATCCAGCAATATGTCTCCAG CCGCGGGGATGTTCACCTGGACTGCCTGGGCAGCATCCAGGACAAAATCACAGTGTGTGCCACCGACGACTCCTACCAGAAAGCACGGCAGAGCATGGCACAGGCCGAAGAGGAGACACGGAGCCGTGGGGCCATTGTCATCAAGGCTGGAGGCCGCTACCTGG GCAAGAAGGTTCAGTTTCGGAAACCAGCCCCGGGGGCCACGGACGCTGTCCCTTCTCGGAAGCGGGCGACCCCCATCAACCTGGCCAGTGCCATCAAGAAGAGCAATGTTGGTGGCATTAGCGGGGGCAGTGGGGTGTCTCAGAGGCCTTTCCGCGACCGGGTGCTGCACCTCCTGGCGCTGAGGCCCTACCGGAAGGCCGAGCTGTTGCTGCGGCTGCAGAAGGACGGCCTGGCCCAGGCGGACAAGGATGCGCTGGATGGCCTCCTCCAGCAG GTGGCCAACGTGAATGCCAAGGATGGTACGTGCACGTTGAAGGACTGTGTATATAAGGACGTGCAGAAGGACTGGCCTGGCTACTCGGAAGGGGACCAGCAGCTGTTGAAGCGGATGCTTGTCCG GAAGCTGTGTCAGCCGCAGAGTGCCGTTGTCCTGCCCGGAGACCCCGCTGCCGCCAGTCCTCCCCGGGAACATGGAAACTCAGCCTCACCCCCTCAG AAACGATCACAGCCTCCTGATTTCACCGACCCCCTGGTCAGCAAGAAAACCAGGATATCACATTTTACCCAGAGAGCTCAGCCTGCCATCAATGGGAAGCTGAGTGCACCCCACGGCCGTGAGGCCCTGCTGCCCACTCCAGGCCCACTAGCTGGCTCAGACGCCCACCTGCCCCCACGGTTGGAGCCCCCGAGGGCCCATGACCCTCTAGCTGACGTCAGCAATGACCTGGGTCACAGTGGCCGGGACTGTGAGCACGGGGAAGTGGCCACGCCGGCCCCGACTACGTGCCTCAGCTTGCCCCTGCTGACGGACTGTGCCCAGCCCAGCAGGCCCCATGGTGGCTCATCACGCAGCAAATCCAAGAAGAAGTCCAAGAAGCACAAAGACAAGGAGAGAGCAGCTGAGGATAGACACCGGGCCCGGTTGCCAGACCACATGCCCAGCCCCCTAGGAGCCCCACCAGATGCCCCAG GTTTGAACGGGACCTGCAGCAGCTCAAGTGTCCCCACATCGACCTCAGAGACGCCCGACTACTTGCT AAAATACGCTACCATTTCCTCCTCGGAGCAGCGCCAGAGCTACAAGAACGACTTCAACGCGGAATACAGCGAGTACCGCGACCTGCACGCACGCATCGAGCAGATCACGAGGCGCTTCACGCAGCTGGACGCCCAGCTCCGGCAGCTGTCCCAGGGCTCTGAGGAGTATGAG ACTACTCGGGGCCAGATTTTGCAGGAATATCGAAAAATCAAAAAG ACCAACACCAACTACAGCCAGGAAAAGCACCGCTGCGAGTACCTGCACAGCAAGCTGGCCCACATCAAGAGGCTCATTGCCGAGTACGACCAGCGGCAGCTGCAGGCCTGGCCCTAG